A part of Winslowiella toletana genomic DNA contains:
- the putA gene encoding trifunctional transcriptional regulator/proline dehydrogenase/L-glutamate gamma-semialdehyde dehydrogenase, producing MATTTMGVKLDEATRDRIKLAAHKIDRTPHWLIKQAIFNYLAHLEADDALPELALLSAENEADEQPVEEFHQPFLDFAEHILPQSVGRAAITSAWRRPESEAVAMMLEQARLPAPLAEKTHQLAYSLAEKLRHQKGATGRAGMVQSLLQEFSLSSQEGVALMCLAEALLRIPDKPTRDALIRDKISNGNWQSHLGRSPSMFVNAATWGLLFTGRLVSTHNEASLSRSLNRIIGKSGEPLIRKGVDMAMRLMGEQFVTGETIAEALANARKLEEKGFRYSYDMLGEAALTAEDAKAYLHSYQQAINAIGKASNGRGIYEGPGISIKLSALHPRYSRAQYDRVMEELYPILKSLTLLARSYDIGINIDAEEADRLELSLDLLERLCFEPELEGWNGIGFVIQAYMKRCPFVIDSLIDMAQRSRRRLMIRLVKGAYWDSEIKRAQMEGLEGYPVYTRKVYTDISYIACARKLLAVPNLIYPQFATHNAHTLAAIYQLAGNNYYPGQYEFQCLHGMGEPLYEQVVGKVADGKLNRPCRIYAPVGTHETLLAYLVRRLLENGANTSFVNRIADATLPLDELVADPVLAVEKLAAAEGAVGIPHPRIPLPRDLYGAKRQNSAGLDLANEHRLASLSSALLNSASQAWQALPMIDGELTGGATQPVINPAEPKDIVGEVREASEQEVSTALDAAVSAGSIWFATPPQERAAILERAAMLMEGQMQQLMGILVREAGKTFSNAIAEVREAVDFLHYYAGQVRDDFDNETHRPLGPVVCISPWNFPLAIFSGQIAAALAAGNSVLAKPAEQTPLIAAQAVQILLDAGVPAGVLQLLPGRGETVGAQLTGDDRVRGVMFTGSTAVATLLQRNIAGRLDPQGRPTPLIAETGGMNAMIVDSSALTEQVVTDIVASAFDSAGQRCSALRLLCIQEDVAGHTLKMLRGAMAECRMGNPERLSTDIGPVIDAEAKENIDRHIQAMRAKGLQVWQAAQENPQDSKEWSQGTFVMPTLIELNTVEDLDKEVFGPVLHVVRFQRSQLPSLVQQINASGYGLTLGVHTRIDETINQVTQSAKVGNLYVNRNMVGAVVGVQPFGGEGLSGTGPKAGGPLYLYRLLSHRPDGALRVTLDRQDAERPVDATLRPALQAPHQALSDWAADKPQLAAICQRYAELAQGGTLRLLPGPTGERNSFALLPRERVLCLADNDEDRLVQLAAVTSVGSRALWPQDAACRALFDTLPPLVQERIDFAADVLDKDFDAVIHHGDADQLRELCGQVAARDGAIVSVQGFARGESNLLLERLLIERSLSVNTAAAGGNASLMTIG from the coding sequence ATGGCAACAACCACGATGGGTGTCAAGCTTGATGAAGCTACGCGTGATCGGATTAAACTGGCCGCACATAAAATCGACCGCACACCGCACTGGCTTATTAAACAAGCCATTTTCAATTACTTAGCCCATCTTGAAGCGGATGATGCCCTGCCGGAACTGGCGTTACTGAGCGCCGAAAATGAAGCGGATGAGCAGCCGGTGGAAGAGTTCCACCAGCCGTTCCTCGACTTTGCCGAACATATTTTGCCGCAGTCGGTCGGCCGCGCGGCGATCACCTCCGCCTGGCGTCGTCCGGAGAGCGAAGCGGTGGCAATGATGCTGGAGCAGGCGCGTCTGCCTGCCCCGCTGGCAGAGAAAACCCATCAGCTGGCGTACAGCCTTGCCGAGAAGCTGCGGCACCAAAAAGGGGCAACCGGACGCGCCGGTATGGTGCAAAGTCTGCTGCAGGAGTTCTCCCTCTCTTCGCAGGAAGGGGTGGCGCTGATGTGCCTGGCGGAAGCGCTGCTGCGTATTCCGGATAAACCGACCCGCGATGCGTTAATCCGCGACAAAATCAGCAACGGTAACTGGCAGTCGCATCTCGGCCGCAGCCCGTCGATGTTTGTGAATGCCGCCACCTGGGGATTGCTGTTTACCGGCCGTCTGGTGTCCACCCATAATGAAGCCAGTCTGTCGCGCTCGCTGAACCGGATTATCGGGAAAAGTGGCGAACCGCTGATCCGTAAAGGCGTCGATATGGCGATGCGCCTGATGGGCGAGCAGTTTGTTACCGGCGAAACCATTGCTGAAGCGCTGGCCAACGCGCGCAAGCTGGAAGAGAAAGGTTTCCGTTACTCTTACGATATGCTGGGTGAAGCGGCGCTGACCGCCGAAGACGCGAAAGCCTACCTGCACTCTTATCAGCAGGCGATTAACGCCATTGGTAAAGCCTCTAACGGTCGTGGCATCTATGAAGGTCCGGGCATTTCCATCAAGCTGTCGGCGCTGCATCCACGTTACAGCCGCGCTCAGTATGATCGGGTGATGGAAGAACTCTATCCGATCCTGAAGTCCCTTACCCTGCTGGCGCGCAGTTACGATATCGGTATTAATATCGACGCCGAAGAGGCCGACCGCCTTGAACTGTCATTAGATCTGCTGGAAAGACTCTGCTTTGAACCGGAGCTGGAAGGCTGGAACGGTATCGGCTTTGTGATTCAGGCCTATATGAAACGCTGCCCGTTTGTTATCGACTCGCTGATCGATATGGCGCAGCGCAGCCGTCGTCGCCTGATGATCCGTCTGGTAAAAGGCGCTTACTGGGACAGCGAAATCAAACGCGCCCAGATGGAAGGACTGGAAGGCTATCCGGTGTATACCCGCAAGGTCTATACCGATATCTCCTATATTGCCTGCGCTCGTAAGCTGCTGGCGGTGCCAAATCTGATCTATCCGCAGTTCGCCACCCACAACGCCCATACGCTGGCGGCGATTTACCAGCTGGCGGGCAATAACTACTATCCGGGACAGTATGAGTTCCAGTGCCTGCATGGCATGGGCGAACCGCTGTACGAACAGGTGGTGGGTAAAGTGGCCGACGGCAAGCTGAACCGTCCGTGCCGCATCTATGCGCCGGTCGGCACCCACGAAACACTGCTGGCCTATCTGGTGCGTCGCCTGCTGGAAAATGGCGCCAATACCTCGTTTGTCAATCGCATTGCCGATGCCACGCTGCCACTGGATGAGCTGGTCGCCGATCCGGTGCTGGCGGTGGAGAAACTGGCAGCCGCTGAAGGCGCGGTGGGTATTCCGCATCCCAGGATCCCGCTGCCGCGCGATCTGTATGGCGCAAAACGGCAGAACTCCGCCGGACTGGATCTGGCTAACGAACATCGCCTGGCCTCGCTCTCCAGCGCCCTGCTGAACAGCGCCAGTCAGGCATGGCAGGCGCTGCCGATGATTGACGGTGAGCTGACTGGCGGCGCCACCCAACCGGTGATCAACCCGGCGGAACCGAAAGATATTGTCGGTGAAGTGCGCGAAGCCAGTGAGCAGGAGGTTTCCACTGCGCTGGATGCCGCGGTAAGCGCCGGTTCCATCTGGTTCGCCACCCCGCCGCAGGAGCGCGCCGCAATCCTCGAGCGCGCGGCGATGCTGATGGAAGGCCAGATGCAGCAGCTGATGGGGATTCTGGTGCGTGAAGCCGGAAAAACCTTCAGCAACGCAATTGCCGAAGTGCGCGAAGCGGTCGATTTCCTGCACTACTATGCCGGTCAGGTGCGTGACGACTTCGATAATGAAACCCATCGTCCGCTGGGACCGGTGGTCTGTATCAGCCCGTGGAACTTCCCGCTGGCGATTTTCAGCGGCCAGATTGCCGCCGCGCTGGCGGCGGGCAATAGCGTACTGGCGAAGCCTGCCGAACAGACGCCGCTGATTGCCGCTCAGGCGGTACAGATCCTGCTGGATGCCGGTGTACCGGCTGGCGTGCTGCAATTGTTGCCGGGCCGCGGTGAAACTGTCGGCGCGCAGCTGACCGGTGACGATCGGGTACGTGGCGTGATGTTTACTGGCTCCACCGCCGTCGCCACCCTGCTGCAACGCAATATTGCCGGACGCCTCGATCCCCAGGGTCGCCCGACGCCGTTGATCGCCGAAACCGGCGGCATGAATGCGATGATTGTCGACTCCTCCGCCCTCACCGAACAGGTGGTGACCGATATCGTCGCCTCAGCATTCGACAGCGCCGGACAACGCTGCTCGGCGCTGCGTCTGCTGTGTATTCAGGAAGATGTCGCCGGACATACGCTGAAAATGCTGCGCGGCGCGATGGCCGAATGCCGGATGGGTAATCCGGAACGCCTGTCGACCGATATCGGCCCGGTGATTGATGCCGAAGCTAAAGAGAATATCGATCGCCATATTCAGGCGATGCGCGCGAAGGGTCTGCAGGTCTGGCAGGCGGCGCAGGAGAACCCACAGGACAGCAAAGAGTGGTCGCAGGGTACCTTTGTGATGCCGACGCTGATTGAGCTGAATACGGTGGAGGATCTGGATAAAGAGGTGTTTGGTCCGGTGCTGCATGTGGTGCGCTTCCAGCGCAGCCAGCTGCCGTCACTGGTGCAGCAGATCAATGCCTCCGGTTATGGTCTGACGCTTGGCGTACACACCCGCATTGATGAAACCATTAATCAGGTAACGCAAAGCGCCAAAGTCGGCAACCTGTATGTGAACCGCAATATGGTCGGCGCGGTAGTCGGCGTGCAGCCATTTGGTGGCGAGGGACTCTCCGGCACCGGGCCGAAAGCCGGTGGCCCACTGTACCTCTATCGCCTGCTGTCGCATCGTCCGGATGGCGCGTTGCGTGTCACGCTGGATCGTCAGGATGCTGAACGTCCGGTTGATGCTACGCTGCGTCCGGCATTACAGGCGCCGCATCAGGCGCTCAGTGACTGGGCGGCGGATAAACCGCAGCTGGCGGCCATCTGCCAGCGCTATGCCGAACTGGCGCAGGGCGGCACGCTGCGCCTGTTGCCAGGCCCGACGGGTGAACGCAACAGCTTTGCCCTGCTGCCGCGCGAACGTGTACTGTGCCTGGCGGATAACGATGAAGACCGTCTGGTGCAGCTGGCTGCGGTAACCAGCGTTGGCAGTCGTGCGCTGTGGCCGCAGGATGCCGCCTGCCGCGCGCTGTTTGATACGCTGCCACCGCTGGTGCAGGAGCGTATCGACTTTGCCGCCGATGTGCTGGATAAGGATTTCGATGCGGTGATCCACCACGGTGATGCTGACCAGCTGCGCGAGCTGTGTGGCCAGGTGGCGGCGCGTGACGGCGCGATTGTCTCGGTGCAGGGCTTTGCCCGCGGCGAAAGCAATCTGCTGCTGGAACGCCTGCTGATCGAACGTTCACTGAGTGTCAATACCGCTGCTGCTGGCGGCAACGCCAGTCTGATGACCATCGGTTAA
- a CDS encoding acyltransferase family protein, which yields MNNNKTEEILWVNTLKGACILLVVLYHVVLPGYQGTLQYLTAGIIPARLWIEFNTVLSPLRMPAFFFVSGLLAANAIINKPWKEVFTSRVTNLFYLYILWGVIQWLSIYSISTGITGHRISQNLNSSYSQSPLEFIKLMLLAMSSSWYLYALGLFFLLAKLFHQQRLPLMAGALLLNYAAVDNIIPGWGPESLSQYFIYFLLGAFYSTAMIRLSEWHRSNILPWLGLVALAGVHIWLGLDKSIFLCMLAIACCIAITRKLNQHFDMRLLNWMGKNTLQIYVLHRIFIEYFGMTAILFALQHQLFSHRLFSLLWATGFPIAMVALCSACSMAVWTLLNRGMGKSLFIYPKLLRMKFDH from the coding sequence ATGAATAATAACAAAACAGAAGAGATTCTGTGGGTCAACACGCTTAAAGGTGCCTGCATATTACTGGTTGTGCTTTATCACGTGGTATTACCAGGATATCAGGGTACGCTGCAATATCTGACGGCGGGGATTATTCCCGCGCGACTGTGGATTGAATTCAATACGGTGTTATCGCCGCTGCGGATGCCCGCTTTCTTTTTTGTTTCCGGTTTGCTGGCAGCCAACGCGATTATTAATAAGCCGTGGAAAGAGGTATTTACCAGTCGCGTCACCAATCTGTTCTATCTCTATATTTTATGGGGTGTGATTCAGTGGCTGTCGATTTACAGTATCTCCACCGGGATTACCGGACATCGCATTTCGCAGAATCTTAATTCATCCTACTCGCAGTCGCCGCTGGAGTTTATCAAGCTGATGCTGCTGGCGATGAGCAGCTCATGGTACCTGTATGCGCTCGGGCTGTTTTTCCTGCTGGCTAAACTGTTCCATCAGCAACGTCTGCCGTTAATGGCGGGCGCGTTGCTACTGAACTATGCGGCGGTCGATAATATTATTCCTGGCTGGGGGCCGGAGAGCCTGTCGCAATACTTTATCTACTTCCTGCTCGGCGCGTTTTACAGTACCGCGATGATTCGCCTGAGCGAATGGCATCGCAGCAATATCCTGCCGTGGCTGGGGTTAGTGGCGCTGGCTGGCGTGCATATCTGGCTGGGACTGGATAAGAGCATCTTTCTCTGCATGCTGGCGATCGCCTGTTGCATCGCCATCACCCGGAAGCTGAATCAGCATTTTGATATGAGGCTGTTGAACTGGATGGGGAAAAATACCCTGCAGATTTATGTGCTGCACCGTATTTTTATTGAGTATTTTGGCATGACGGCCATTCTGTTTGCGCTGCAACATCAGCTGTTCAGCCATCGTCTGTTTTCTCTGCTGTGGGCGACTGGTTTCCCGATTGCGATGGTCGCGCTCTGTTCCGCCTGCTCAATGGCGGTCTGGACGCTGCTTAATCGTGGTATGGGCAAATCGTTGTTTATCTATCCGAAATTATTGCGTATGAAGTTTGATCACTGA
- the tcyN gene encoding L-cystine ABC transporter ATP-binding protein TcyN, with the protein MSAIEVSKLVKQFNGQTVLHGIDLEVSSGEVVAIIGPSGSGKTTLLRSINLLEVPDSGTIKVGNILIDAAMAISKQKEKVRQLRQQVGFVFQSFNLFPHRSVLENIIEGPVIVKGENRAEAVARARQLLEKVGLQGKEESYPRRLSGGQQQRVAIARALAMRPAVILFDEPTSALDPELVGEVLSTIRALAQEKRTMVIVTHEMSFARDVADRAIFMDQGKIVEQGAAKALFANPQHARTRQFLEKFLNN; encoded by the coding sequence ATGAGCGCCATTGAAGTCAGTAAACTGGTGAAGCAGTTTAATGGTCAGACGGTGTTGCATGGCATCGATCTGGAAGTCAGCTCCGGCGAAGTGGTGGCGATTATTGGTCCGAGTGGATCCGGTAAAACCACCTTGCTGCGCAGCATCAATCTGCTGGAAGTACCAGACAGCGGCACCATCAAGGTGGGCAATATCCTGATTGACGCCGCTATGGCGATCAGCAAACAGAAAGAGAAAGTACGCCAGCTGCGTCAGCAGGTGGGCTTTGTGTTCCAGAGTTTCAATCTGTTTCCGCATCGCTCGGTGCTGGAAAATATTATTGAAGGGCCGGTGATCGTCAAAGGCGAGAACCGCGCTGAAGCCGTCGCGCGTGCGCGTCAGCTGCTGGAAAAAGTCGGTCTGCAGGGCAAAGAAGAGAGTTATCCACGCCGTCTGTCCGGCGGCCAGCAGCAACGTGTGGCGATTGCCCGTGCGCTGGCAATGCGTCCTGCTGTGATTCTGTTTGATGAACCGACTTCTGCATTGGATCCGGAGCTGGTCGGCGAGGTGCTCAGCACCATTCGCGCGCTGGCGCAAGAGAAGCGCACCATGGTGATCGTCACGCATGAAATGAGCTTTGCCCGCGATGTGGCGGACCGCGCGATTTTTATGGATCAGGGCAAAATTGTCGAGCAGGGCGCGGCAAAAGCGCTGTTCGCCAATCCGCAGCATGCCCGAACCCGTCAGTTTCTGGAAAAATTCCTCAATAATTAA
- the tcyL gene encoding cystine ABC transporter permease, giving the protein MQESIQLVLDSAPFLLKGAVFTLQLSIGGMFFGLILGFILALMRLSTFWPVSWLARFYVSIFRGTPLIAQLFMIYYGLPQFGIELDPIPSAMIGLSLNTAAYASESLRGAIAAIERGQWEAAASIGMSPWQTLRRVILPQAARTALPPLGNSFISLVKDTSLAATIQVPELFRQAQLITSRTLEVFTMYLAASLIYWVMATLLSALQNKLEDHVNRQDRESK; this is encoded by the coding sequence ATGCAAGAGAGTATTCAACTGGTGCTGGATTCAGCACCTTTTTTATTGAAAGGCGCCGTCTTTACCCTGCAACTGAGTATTGGCGGCATGTTCTTTGGCCTGATCCTCGGTTTTATCCTGGCATTAATGCGGCTGTCGACCTTCTGGCCAGTCAGCTGGCTGGCGCGTTTTTACGTCTCGATTTTCCGCGGCACACCGCTGATCGCCCAGCTGTTTATGATCTATTACGGCCTGCCGCAGTTTGGCATTGAGCTGGATCCGATTCCTTCGGCAATGATTGGCCTGTCGCTGAATACCGCCGCTTACGCTTCTGAGTCACTACGTGGCGCGATTGCCGCTATCGAGCGCGGTCAGTGGGAGGCGGCGGCCAGTATCGGCATGTCGCCGTGGCAAACCCTGCGACGCGTTATTCTGCCACAGGCGGCGCGCACCGCGCTGCCGCCGCTGGGCAACAGCTTTATCAGTCTGGTGAAAGATACCTCGCTGGCGGCCACCATTCAGGTGCCTGAGTTGTTCCGTCAGGCGCAGTTAATCACCTCGCGCACGCTGGAAGTGTTTACCATGTATCTTGCGGCTTCGCTGATCTACTGGGTGATGGCGACACTGCTGTCGGCATTGCAAAATAAGCTGGAAGATCATGTTAATCGTCAGGATCGGGAGTCAAAATGA